The following proteins are co-located in the Frigidibacter mobilis genome:
- a CDS encoding NAD(P)/FAD-dependent oxidoreductase, translating to MLDTTAEQRAQTVLYEFGEALEAADVDRATALFVTDCHWRDLVSFTWNIRTMEGPDQVAAMLRAQLSHVAPTGWQLDPSEAVSEEGGVVTAWFRFETKVGRGYGLVRLRDGRIWTLLTALQELKGHEEAKGPSRPMGAKHGAGKNRPSWREERDAEAAELGYLRQPHTLIVGGGQGGIALGARLRHLGVPALIIDTNERPGDSWRRRYKSLCLHDPVWYDHLPYLKFPDTWPVFAPKDKIGDWLEMYTRVMELNYWTRSTCKSARYDEAKGEWTVIVDRDGEEVTLRPKELVLATGMSGKPNVPNFPGMDRFLGEQHHSSKHPGPDAYAGKKVVIVGSNNSAHDIAAALWEHDADVTMIQRSSTHIVKSDSLMEIGLGALYSEEAVAGGMTTEKADLIFASLPYRIMHQWQIPLYDQIRERDAAFYEGLEKAGFQLDFGDDGSGLFMKYLRRGSGYYIDVGASQLIIDGKIKLAHGQLAEITKNGVLLDSGEELPADVIVYATGYGSMNGWAADLIGQDVADKVGKCWGLGSGTTKDPGPWEGEQRNMWKPTQQPGLWFHGGNLHQSRHYSLYLALQLKARAEGIETPVHGLQQVHHLS from the coding sequence ATGCTGGACACCACAGCGGAGCAGCGCGCGCAGACCGTGCTGTACGAATTCGGCGAGGCGCTGGAGGCCGCGGACGTGGACCGCGCCACGGCGCTGTTCGTGACCGATTGCCACTGGCGCGATCTGGTCAGCTTTACCTGGAACATCCGCACGATGGAGGGGCCGGACCAGGTCGCCGCGATGCTGCGCGCGCAACTGAGCCATGTCGCCCCCACCGGCTGGCAACTGGACCCGTCCGAGGCGGTGTCCGAGGAGGGCGGCGTCGTCACCGCCTGGTTCAGGTTCGAGACGAAGGTGGGCCGCGGCTATGGCCTGGTGCGGCTGCGGGACGGGCGCATCTGGACGCTGCTGACCGCGCTGCAAGAGTTGAAGGGCCATGAGGAGGCCAAGGGCCCGTCCCGCCCGATGGGCGCAAAGCATGGCGCGGGCAAGAACCGCCCCAGCTGGCGCGAGGAGCGCGATGCCGAGGCGGCGGAGCTGGGATACCTGCGCCAGCCCCATACGCTGATCGTGGGCGGCGGGCAGGGCGGCATCGCCCTTGGCGCAAGGCTGCGGCATCTGGGCGTGCCGGCGCTCATCATCGACACCAACGAGCGCCCGGGCGACAGCTGGCGGCGGCGCTACAAGTCGCTCTGCCTGCATGACCCGGTCTGGTACGACCATCTGCCCTATCTGAAATTCCCCGACACCTGGCCGGTCTTCGCCCCCAAGGACAAGATCGGCGACTGGCTGGAGATGTACACGCGGGTGATGGAGCTGAACTACTGGACCCGCAGCACCTGCAAGTCCGCCCGCTATGACGAGGCCAAAGGCGAATGGACCGTGATTGTCGACCGCGATGGCGAGGAGGTCACGCTGCGCCCCAAGGAACTGGTGCTGGCCACGGGCATGTCGGGCAAGCCGAATGTCCCGAACTTTCCGGGCATGGACCGCTTCCTGGGCGAGCAGCACCATTCGTCCAAGCATCCGGGCCCCGACGCCTATGCGGGCAAGAAGGTCGTGATCGTGGGATCCAACAACTCGGCCCACGACATCGCCGCGGCGCTGTGGGAGCATGACGCGGATGTGACGATGATCCAGCGGTCCTCGACCCACATCGTCAAGTCCGACAGCCTGATGGAGATCGGCCTGGGCGCGCTCTATTCCGAGGAGGCCGTTGCGGGCGGCATGACGACGGAAAAGGCCGACCTCATCTTCGCTTCGCTGCCCTACAGGATCATGCACCAGTGGCAGATCCCGCTCTACGACCAGATCCGCGAACGCGACGCCGCGTTCTACGAGGGGCTGGAGAAAGCCGGCTTCCAGCTGGATTTTGGCGACGATGGCTCCGGCCTGTTCATGAAGTATCTGCGCCGCGGCTCGGGCTATTACATTGATGTCGGCGCCAGCCAGCTGATTATCGACGGCAAGATCAAGCTGGCCCACGGCCAGCTGGCCGAAATCACCAAGAACGGCGTGCTGCTGGACAGCGGAGAGGAACTGCCCGCCGACGTGATCGTCTATGCCACGGGCTACGGCTCCATGAACGGTTGGGCCGCGGACCTGATCGGGCAGGACGTGGCCGACAAGGTCGGCAAATGCTGGGGCCTGGGATCTGGCACCACCAAAGATCCCGGTCCCTGGGAGGGCGAGCAGCGCAACATGTGGAAGCCGACCCAGCAGCCCGGCCTGTGGTTCCACGGTGGCAACCTGCACCAGTCGCGGCACTATTCGCTGTATCTGGCGCTGCAGCTGAAGGCGCGCGCCGAGGGGATCGAGACCCCCGTGCACGGCTTGCAGCAGGTCCATCACCTGTCCTGA
- a CDS encoding sigma 54-interacting transcriptional regulator, with protein sequence MQALLARAARLAASMVPLLIRGETGTGKERLARAIHLCRPDAAPFQVFDCAGCGAGDPPLPAAERGTLFLKGAEDLDAAAQAQLLRSLAGCKLRVIATTRCDLGQRVRDGRFRSDLFFRIAGTALELPPLHLRQDFDWLLDRVLRTASVDGLRLSARARSDLKARRWPGNLRELASTLQAAALLAEGSVIDSHDLPPPLLDTDEAGTAPPDDLRQVLAACGGNMALAARRLGVNRSTVLRRLRSLG encoded by the coding sequence ATGCAGGCCCTGCTGGCGCGGGCCGCGCGGCTGGCGGCCAGCATGGTGCCGCTGCTGATCCGCGGCGAAACTGGCACCGGCAAGGAACGCCTGGCCCGCGCCATCCACCTGTGCCGACCCGACGCTGCGCCGTTCCAGGTCTTCGACTGCGCAGGCTGCGGGGCCGGCGATCCGCCCCTGCCGGCGGCAGAGCGCGGGACGCTGTTCCTCAAGGGCGCCGAGGATCTCGACGCCGCCGCGCAAGCGCAGCTTCTGCGGTCGCTGGCGGGCTGCAAGCTGCGCGTCATCGCCACCACCCGCTGCGATCTGGGCCAGCGCGTGCGGGACGGGCGGTTCCGGTCGGATCTGTTCTTTCGTATCGCAGGCACCGCGCTGGAACTGCCGCCGCTGCATCTGCGGCAGGATTTCGACTGGCTGCTGGACCGGGTGCTGCGCACGGCATCGGTTGACGGCCTGCGCCTGTCGGCGAGGGCGCGGTCAGATCTCAAGGCACGGCGCTGGCCCGGCAACCTGCGCGAGCTGGCCTCGACATTGCAGGCCGCCGCCCTGCTGGCCGAGGGCAGCGTGATCGACAGCCACGACCTACCTCCGCCCCTGCTGGACACCGACGAAGCCGGGACCGCCCCGCCCGACGACCTGCGGCAGGTGCTGGCCGCCTGCGGGGGCAACATGGCGCTGGCCGCGCGCAGGCTTGGGGTCAACCGCTCGACCGTGCTGCGGCGGCTGCGCTCGCTCGGCTGA